CGACCAGCCCGAGGCCGGTATCCAGTCGGATTTGGCGTCGAGACGGCTGTCAGCGACCAGATCCAGGCGACCGCGTCGCACCTCGACACCGGGCGGTGACTCGGCGTTGAGCCGGGTGATGAGCACCGGCTCGTCATCGACCCGCGCCTGCCCCAGATCGAGACCGGGCGCGGCCTCCAGCCGCCAGCTTCGCGTCAGGTCGCCGTTGAGACGGTCGCGCGCGCTATAGCCCTGTCCATCGAAGTCGAGCCAGATCTCGCGCGCGAGTCGCAGTCGATCCGGCTCAGGGTCCGTGTCGCCGCGTCCCTGCTCGGTGAAGGTGAGGACCGCGCCTGGGCCGGCCGCATAGACCGGCAGCCGCGCCCAATCACCCGGAAGCCCGGTCTGGCTCGGGTCGAGCCGCTCCAGGCCGGACAGCTCGACCCGACGGCGCTCGGGCTGGGCGGCGAAGGCCCAGACCTCGCGCTCGGGCCAGGGCGCGGTCAGGTCGGTCGGGCGCGACAGTCGGGTCACGGCGCCTGGATGATGGCTCGCGACCTCCAGCACCCAGCGTCCGGGACGCACCTGGACGCGCAGCGTCCCGTCCGGCTCCAGGCGGGTCGGCAGAGGACTGACGACATTCGCGGGGATGCCGTCGGGCAGCAGGACCGGACCGAGCCGGATCTCGCGCGCGCGCCCGGAGACCTCCAGTTCAAGTCGGGTCAGGACGCGCAGCGGCAGGTCGTCGTCGAGGCGCCGATAGACCTCCAGCCGCAGACGATCGCCCTCCCCGTCCGCGCGCGTCTGGCCGGGATCGCGCAGCCAAAGGCGTGCGTCCCGGTCCAGTCGCGGCGAGATCGGCGCACGTCCATCGAGCGCCAGAGTCAGGAGTCCGGTCTCGGGGGGCAGCGGCAGGGATTCGGGACGCTCGCGCCACTGGAAGCGTCCGGTCAGACGATGCCGGCCGGCAGGCAGCCGCGCCGATGGACGTCCGTCGCGCGCCGTGACCGGCAGTGGTTCCGCGTCGGCGCGCACGTCCTGCGGCCAGAGATCGACGTCGCCCGGCAGCGAAACCCAATCCTCGGCCTTCAGCTCCCAGACCTGCTCGAAACGGCCGCCCCGAGCGTCCAGTTCGAGCTGCAACAGACCCGGCCAGGCACAGAGCCGGCTCACACCACGCGCATCCAGCGGACAGGCGCGCCGATCGCGGCCGTTCGGTCCCTGCTCCAGCACCCAGGGTACCCAGGGTTCGAGTGCGTCAGGGATCGATATCCCGATGCGCTCATCGCTACCCGATCGAGTCGTGGACTCAGCGGGCTGCAACAGGGCTTGAGCCTCGGCACGCGCCAGCGGCAGCACGAACAGCAGAAGAACCACCCATACGGCAAACCGTCCGGGGCTGGAACCTGACATATCTGGACCTCGTCGGGTTGAGTCGAACCTCGCCATGATTGGAGACGAGCATAGCATGAGGCGATGAGAGCGGACGGCGAGCGCCCCTTCAGGGCGCTCCCCCAGACCGATAGCCGACATGACAGCATGTGCTGGAGTATGCCACCATCCAGGACGGTGATCCGAGGTCAAGCCGCTACACGCTCACACTGTACTTGCACTGACGCATGCCAAACTCCAACCCCATCAAAGCCGTCATCCTCGCCGGCGGGCTGGGCTCCCGCATCGTCGAGGAATCGCATCTGCGGCCCAAGCCCATGATCGAGATCGGCGGGATGCCGATCCTGTGGCATATCATGAAGCTCTACGCCCATCACGGCGTGACCGACTTCGTCGTCTGCTGTGGCTACAAGGGCTACATCATCAAGGAATACTTCGCCAACTATTTCCTGCACATGTCGGACGTCACCATCGATCTGGCCCACAACCGGCTCGAAGTCCACCAGCATCAGGCCGAGCCCTGGCGGGTGACGCTGGTCGACACCGGCGCCGAAACCCAGACCGGCGGGCGTCTGAAGCGGGTCGCGGCCTATCTGCGCGATCAGGAGGCATTCTGTTTCACCTATGGTGACGGGCTGAGCGATGTCGACATCCGGGCGCTCATCGCCTTCCATCGTGAACATGGACGCTGGGCGACCGTCACCGCCGTACCCGCGCCTGGGCGGTATGGCGCCATCGAGCGTGCCGGGTCGACCGTCACCGGTTTCATCGAAAAGCCGCGCGGTGGGGATGGGCTGATCAACGGCGGTTTCTTCGTGCTCTCGCCACGCTGTATCGAACTCATTGCCAATGACCGGACCAGTTGGGAGATCGACACGCTGCCCCAGCTCAGTACTCAAGGGCAGCTCATGGCGTTCGAGCACCAGGGTTTCTGGCAACCGATGGATACCCTGCGCGACAAGAACCATCTCGAGTCCCTGTGGGCCTCGGGCCGCGCGCCCTGGAAGTGCTGGACCGAACGACATGAATCCTGAATTCTGGCGACGGCGTCGCGTCTTCATCACCGGACATACC
The sequence above is drawn from the Allochromatium vinosum DSM 180 genome and encodes:
- the rfbF gene encoding glucose-1-phosphate cytidylyltransferase, with product MPNSNPIKAVILAGGLGSRIVEESHLRPKPMIEIGGMPILWHIMKLYAHHGVTDFVVCCGYKGYIIKEYFANYFLHMSDVTIDLAHNRLEVHQHQAEPWRVTLVDTGAETQTGGRLKRVAAYLRDQEAFCFTYGDGLSDVDIRALIAFHREHGRWATVTAVPAPGRYGAIERAGSTVTGFIEKPRGGDGLINGGFFVLSPRCIELIANDRTSWEIDTLPQLSTQGQLMAFEHQGFWQPMDTLRDKNHLESLWASGRAPWKCWTERHES